The proteins below come from a single uncultured Dethiosulfovibrio sp. genomic window:
- the fliI gene encoding flagellar protein export ATPase FliI: MNEATDFRSLWDSLDSRISQVDFVRINGRVSKVVGLVIESKGPDVRVGDLCDIRFRKGKHNLEAEVVGFRDDRVLLMPLGELRDIGPGCEVVSMGRPLGVNVGPGLLGRILDGLGRPMDDKGPVGSSEFYPLYAAPPHPLKRQNITEPLPVGVKAVDGVLTLGRGQRIGIFAGSGVGKSTLLGMMARNTEAEINVIGLVGERGREVREFIERDLGPEGLKRSVVIIATSDQPPLVRLKAAFTATAVAEYFRDQGKDVLLMMDSVTRVAYAQREVGLAVGEPPATRGYTPSVFAILPRLLERAGAGYRGSITGIYTVLVEGDDMNEPVADTVRGILDGHVVLSRKIAARNFYPCIDILNSVSRVMPSIVEKAHLEGAGRLREVLARYAETEDLLTIGAYHKGSNPKADWALDNLPQVEDFLRQGMNESASFDESSKVLSAIAPMKKA; this comes from the coding sequence GTGAATGAAGCCACCGATTTCAGGTCCCTCTGGGACTCTCTGGACTCTCGAATATCTCAGGTAGACTTCGTCAGGATAAACGGACGGGTCTCCAAAGTCGTAGGCTTGGTCATAGAGTCAAAAGGCCCAGACGTCCGGGTCGGAGACCTGTGCGACATAAGGTTCCGAAAGGGCAAACACAACCTGGAGGCGGAGGTGGTCGGCTTCAGAGACGACCGAGTCCTCCTTATGCCTCTAGGGGAGCTCAGAGACATAGGCCCGGGCTGTGAGGTGGTCTCTATGGGCCGTCCTCTGGGGGTAAACGTCGGTCCTGGCCTGCTGGGCCGTATCCTGGACGGCCTCGGCCGCCCTATGGACGACAAAGGACCGGTGGGATCCAGCGAGTTCTACCCACTCTACGCCGCCCCTCCCCACCCCCTCAAAAGACAGAACATCACCGAGCCTCTACCTGTAGGGGTCAAAGCGGTTGACGGAGTTCTCACCTTAGGAAGAGGGCAGAGAATAGGTATCTTCGCCGGATCGGGAGTTGGAAAAAGCACCTTGCTGGGCATGATGGCCCGAAACACCGAGGCGGAGATAAACGTCATAGGCCTAGTAGGCGAAAGAGGCAGAGAGGTTAGGGAGTTTATCGAGAGGGACCTTGGGCCAGAGGGACTCAAACGTTCCGTAGTTATCATAGCCACCTCCGATCAGCCTCCTCTGGTAAGGCTGAAAGCCGCCTTCACCGCCACAGCGGTGGCGGAATACTTCAGAGACCAGGGCAAAGACGTCCTCCTGATGATGGACTCGGTCACTAGGGTCGCCTACGCCCAGAGGGAAGTGGGCCTAGCGGTAGGGGAGCCCCCAGCCACCAGAGGCTACACCCCCTCGGTATTTGCCATACTGCCAAGGCTGTTGGAGAGGGCGGGGGCGGGCTACAGAGGGAGCATCACCGGCATATACACCGTCTTGGTCGAAGGGGATGATATGAACGAGCCTGTCGCCGACACCGTAAGAGGGATTCTCGACGGCCACGTAGTCCTATCCCGAAAAATAGCCGCTCGAAACTTCTACCCCTGCATAGATATACTCAACAGCGTCAGCAGGGTAATGCCCTCTATAGTTGAAAAAGCCCACCTTGAAGGGGCCGGAAGGCTCCGAGAGGTACTGGCCCGTTACGCCGAGACGGAAGACCTGCTCACCATCGGGGCCTACCACAAAGGCTCCAACCCAAAAGCGGACTGGGCCCTGGATAACCTCCCTCAGGTGGAGGATTTTCTCAGGCAGGGAATGAACGAAAGTGCCTCCTTCGACGAATCCTCCAAGGTGCTTTCGGCCATAGCGCCGATGAAAAAGGCCTAG
- a CDS encoding FliH/SctL family protein: MSDLGRHRLIRAARVLPDAVRIGAPPEPSPEELILEDDLQEPSQEDLLRQELDRWKSSYAQLEKQLKDSQSRIGNIEARMEADRDSQKKQMEAFWEQSEKDRQAAVKQGHAEGFAAGKEEGFTLGRSELEAEIRSELEKELSGSVETLNTVHGQIQKDLEQLLAANPYRLIRLWQKVLSRLLVREVAFDQEAALRLFKNLLSRASDKEDIRVYLNPDDLDAIEAQRGNFGELVRGVRNIEFMADDEVDKGSCIVETGLGIYDARWRTQLEQISTEVEAVLTEGKNRE, encoded by the coding sequence TTGTCTGACCTTGGACGCCATCGGCTCATAAGGGCGGCAAGGGTGCTGCCCGACGCCGTCCGTATAGGGGCCCCACCGGAGCCCTCGCCGGAGGAACTTATCCTGGAAGACGATCTCCAGGAGCCCTCTCAGGAGGACCTTCTCAGACAGGAGTTGGATCGGTGGAAGAGCTCCTATGCCCAGCTGGAAAAACAGCTTAAAGACTCCCAGTCCCGAATAGGGAACATCGAAGCTCGAATGGAAGCGGACAGGGACAGCCAGAAAAAGCAGATGGAAGCCTTTTGGGAACAATCGGAAAAAGACAGACAGGCTGCGGTGAAGCAAGGTCATGCCGAGGGCTTCGCCGCCGGAAAAGAAGAGGGCTTCACGCTGGGAAGGTCGGAACTAGAGGCGGAGATCAGGTCGGAGCTGGAGAAAGAGCTCTCCGGCTCGGTGGAGACCTTAAACACCGTCCACGGCCAAATCCAGAAGGACCTGGAGCAGCTTCTGGCGGCCAACCCCTACAGGCTCATAAGGCTTTGGCAGAAAGTGCTGTCCCGTCTTCTGGTCAGAGAGGTCGCCTTCGATCAAGAGGCGGCCCTCAGGCTGTTTAAAAACCTCCTCTCCAGGGCCAGCGACAAAGAGGACATAAGGGTCTATCTTAACCCCGATGACCTAGACGCTATAGAGGCCCAGAGGGGCAACTTCGGGGAGCTTGTCAGAGGGGTCAGAAACATAGAGTTCATGGCCGACGACGAAGTGGACAAAGGGAGCTGTATAGTGGAGACGGGCCTCGGTATATACGACGCCCGCTGGCGAACCCAGCTTGAGCAGATAAGCACCGAGGTAGAGGCGGTCCTTACGGAGGGAAAAAACCGTGAATGA
- the fliG gene encoding flagellar motor switch protein FliG, which produces MVTLGNEVAAQSYKHLDETSIEILTLEIANLRKVSSDQRMTVLKEAQELILAREYMAQGGVDYAREVLEKALGPERAQSLLSRITASLQVRPFDFMKHSDPQQLISFIQGEHPQTIALILSYLTPEQASAVIGRLSATMQAEVTKRIAKMDRITPEVLREVERVLERKFSTVIGQDFTMAGGIDAVVEIINRVDRGTERNIMENLEENDPELAEEIKRRLFVFEDISGLDDRSIQRVLREVEMKDLGLALKGATEDLKTKFTKNMSQRAADMLTEDMQYMGPVRVRDVEEAQQKIVNVVRALEDAGEIVIARGGEEELIV; this is translated from the coding sequence ATGGTCACCCTGGGTAACGAAGTCGCCGCCCAATCCTATAAACACCTTGACGAGACTAGCATAGAGATACTGACCCTGGAGATAGCCAACCTCCGAAAGGTATCGTCGGATCAGAGAATGACGGTTCTAAAAGAGGCCCAGGAGCTCATCCTCGCAAGGGAATATATGGCTCAAGGAGGGGTGGACTATGCCAGAGAGGTACTGGAGAAAGCCCTGGGGCCCGAGAGAGCCCAGAGTCTTCTGTCCCGGATAACCGCCAGTCTCCAGGTTCGCCCTTTCGACTTCATGAAACACAGCGACCCGCAGCAGCTCATAAGCTTCATCCAGGGAGAACATCCTCAGACTATCGCCCTGATACTCTCTTACCTTACCCCTGAACAGGCTTCGGCGGTAATAGGTCGTCTTTCCGCTACAATGCAGGCGGAGGTCACAAAGCGTATAGCCAAGATGGACCGTATAACCCCGGAGGTACTGAGGGAGGTCGAGAGAGTTCTGGAGAGAAAGTTCAGCACCGTTATCGGCCAGGACTTCACAATGGCTGGAGGAATCGATGCCGTCGTGGAGATCATCAACCGGGTGGACCGAGGTACCGAGAGAAACATCATGGAAAACCTCGAGGAGAACGACCCAGAGCTGGCGGAGGAGATCAAGCGGAGACTGTTCGTCTTCGAGGACATCTCCGGCCTGGACGACCGCTCTATCCAGAGGGTGCTCCGAGAGGTGGAGATGAAAGACCTTGGGCTGGCCCTCAAGGGAGCCACCGAGGACCTCAAGACCAAATTCACCAAAAATATGTCCCAGAGGGCGGCGGATATGCTCACCGAGGACATGCAGTACATGGGTCCCGTTCGAGTACGGGACGTAGAGGAAGCTCAGCAGAAGATAGTAAACGTCGTCCGTGCCCTGGAGGACGCGGGAGAGATCGTCATAGCCCGAGGTGGAGAGGAAGAGCTGATTGTCTGA
- the fliF gene encoding flagellar basal-body MS-ring/collar protein FliF, with translation MERFSDAKEKLALFWSSLLKWQKLTLVGVTGAVFLGLVAVVALSGSESWEPLFTGLEIRDEASIAAYLKENKIPYKLDPAANAILLPKDNVYEVRLELAREGLPKGGVKGYELFDDSKMGMSEFQQKIAYVRALEGELARTVTQIDAVDYARVNIVLPQPQLFLEQQQPATASVLIRLKDGTSINPEQIKAIVHLVSHSVEGLVPDDVSVVDTDGNVLSDMLEDDMFIYTDGATRTVSSVQRELERQHEREMERKVRAMLERVFGPGSVVVRIKVDLDLDKKRNASKQFIPGPTGKGVVRSQQNMEESYVGTGGPAGGAPGTTTNIPGYAIATDGAGSGEYNKSEITTNYEITTHESENVETPGSVRRLTASVLVDGDLTEQQLEDIRALVAPAVGFSAERGDQIAIQSMKFSTTLADRMAEQLAAEQRQRMIVILAVLIILLVLLGIGSYLWYQKRRKQRLLDAARKTDDAGKVPSLQDLLMSPGMLEGQGEMAVLEEQIRNYALNNPEEFAAFVREWIVED, from the coding sequence ATGGAACGTTTTTCCGACGCAAAAGAAAAGTTAGCCCTGTTCTGGTCGTCCCTCCTGAAGTGGCAGAAGCTCACTCTGGTGGGGGTCACCGGTGCTGTCTTTTTGGGACTGGTGGCGGTAGTAGCCCTATCGGGCAGTGAAAGCTGGGAGCCCCTTTTCACTGGCCTGGAGATAAGGGACGAAGCCTCCATAGCCGCCTACCTTAAGGAAAACAAAATACCCTATAAGCTGGACCCAGCGGCAAACGCCATACTCTTGCCTAAAGACAATGTCTATGAGGTCAGGCTTGAACTGGCCAGGGAAGGCCTCCCTAAAGGAGGGGTAAAGGGCTACGAGCTCTTTGACGACTCCAAGATGGGCATGAGCGAATTTCAGCAGAAAATCGCCTACGTCCGTGCCCTGGAGGGAGAGCTTGCCAGGACGGTTACACAGATAGATGCGGTGGACTACGCCAGGGTCAACATAGTTCTCCCTCAGCCTCAGCTCTTTCTGGAGCAGCAACAGCCCGCTACCGCCTCGGTGCTTATCAGGCTCAAAGACGGCACCTCGATAAACCCGGAGCAGATAAAGGCCATAGTACACCTAGTCAGCCACAGTGTAGAGGGACTCGTCCCCGACGACGTCTCGGTGGTGGACACCGACGGAAACGTCCTCTCCGACATGCTCGAGGACGATATGTTCATATACACCGACGGAGCCACCCGAACCGTCTCCTCCGTTCAGAGGGAACTTGAGAGACAGCACGAAAGGGAGATGGAGCGGAAGGTCCGGGCCATGTTGGAGCGGGTCTTCGGCCCAGGAAGCGTCGTCGTCAGGATAAAAGTGGATCTCGATCTAGACAAAAAGAGAAACGCCTCCAAACAGTTCATCCCCGGCCCTACGGGCAAAGGGGTTGTCAGAAGCCAGCAAAATATGGAGGAAAGCTACGTTGGAACAGGAGGCCCTGCGGGGGGAGCCCCAGGTACCACCACCAACATCCCGGGCTACGCTATCGCTACCGACGGAGCTGGATCAGGTGAGTACAACAAATCGGAGATCACCACCAACTACGAGATAACCACCCACGAATCGGAAAACGTAGAGACCCCGGGGTCCGTGAGACGGCTCACTGCCTCGGTGCTGGTGGACGGAGACCTCACCGAGCAGCAGCTTGAGGACATAAGGGCCCTGGTCGCTCCGGCGGTAGGCTTCAGTGCCGAAAGGGGAGACCAGATAGCCATCCAGTCCATGAAATTCTCCACAACCCTGGCGGATCGCATGGCGGAACAGCTGGCGGCGGAGCAGCGTCAGAGGATGATCGTCATACTGGCGGTCCTCATAATACTCCTGGTCCTTCTGGGTATCGGATCCTATCTGTGGTACCAAAAGCGTCGAAAACAGCGTCTACTCGACGCCGCCAGAAAGACCGACGACGCAGGCAAAGTCCCCAGCCTTCAGGACCTCCTTATGTCCCCTGGAATGCTTGAGGGACAGGGGGAAATGGCGGTGCTGGAGGAGCAGATCAGGAACTACGCTCTCAACAACCCGGAGGAGTTTGCCGCCTTCGTTCGGGAGTGGATAGTGGAAGACTAG
- the fliE gene encoding flagellar hook-basal body complex protein FliE translates to MDGVRLDLAKVGAQGFDLGREIRHKTAPVKPFEDVLKEAVIGVNDMQIEADVMVQRLALGDVDDVSEVVGSVQKAELAFRLMVQVRDKLVDAYQQLGRMPV, encoded by the coding sequence TTGGATGGCGTTAGATTAGATCTTGCTAAGGTCGGTGCTCAGGGTTTTGACCTGGGGCGAGAGATTCGGCATAAAACCGCCCCGGTGAAGCCCTTTGAGGACGTACTCAAAGAAGCGGTTATCGGAGTAAACGACATGCAGATAGAGGCGGACGTCATGGTCCAGAGGCTGGCTCTAGGAGACGTAGACGACGTATCGGAAGTCGTAGGCTCGGTACAGAAGGCGGAATTAGCTTTCCGTCTGATGGTCCAGGTCCGAGACAAGCTGGTGGATGCCTATCAGCAACTTGGCCGGATGCCCGTTTAG
- the htpG gene encoding molecular chaperone HtpG, translated as MSVVKETYSFETEAKQILDMMIYSVYSNKDVFLRELISNGSDALDKLHLQSLTDPDLAEVAGDPFIRIVRDQQDRNLSISDNGIGMTKDEIIAYIGTIAKSGTREFLERLKERREGDPAEMLIGQFGVGFYSAFMVADRVTLLTRKAGEDKGWRWESSGDGTYTLEEADRPTCGTTVTLKLKEADPENGLKDYTSQWVIQDIVRSYSDFVSYPIKMQVEKPKAEESGTVLEDQTLNSMKALWMKPEDQVSEEEYRQFYRHVAHDWKDPLERVVFTTEGMSQMHGLLFIPSQAPYDLFMRDGSSGVNLYVKRILIMEDCKDIVPSYLRFVRGVVDSEDLSLNVSREILQQDRQVRAIKKGVTRKVLQSLKKILSDDRDRYLTFWREFGTVLKEGLAQDDGNGEAIKKLCLFSSTAGQDLTTLEEYISRMKADQEDIHYITGPSVEILRHSPHLEALLEAGEEVLLLADPVDEIWVQGARFGEKPFKSASQGTSEPKEEPEEDGTPLLNFIKEILKDTVKDVKISSRLKSSPACIVGDEDDMTPQMERIMKAMGKDVPEVKRILEINLSHQVLKKMTSLMEEDKGDLIPFCHVLYGQALLAEGGALKDPAAFSRHLSSVMEKALC; from the coding sequence ATGAGTGTCGTGAAAGAAACCTACAGCTTTGAGACCGAGGCGAAGCAGATTCTGGACATGATGATCTACTCGGTTTACTCAAACAAAGACGTTTTTCTCCGGGAGCTCATCTCTAACGGGTCGGACGCCTTGGATAAGCTCCACCTTCAGTCCTTGACCGACCCCGACCTCGCCGAGGTAGCGGGAGATCCTTTCATCCGTATCGTCAGGGATCAGCAGGACCGGAACCTCTCGATCTCCGATAACGGAATAGGAATGACCAAAGATGAGATAATCGCTTACATAGGCACCATCGCCAAATCGGGGACCAGGGAATTTCTGGAAAGGCTGAAGGAGCGTCGTGAGGGCGATCCTGCGGAGATGCTTATAGGCCAGTTCGGCGTCGGATTCTACTCCGCCTTCATGGTGGCTGACAGGGTCACACTTCTCACCAGGAAAGCGGGAGAGGACAAAGGCTGGAGATGGGAATCCTCAGGGGACGGAACCTACACCCTTGAGGAGGCTGACAGGCCCACCTGTGGGACCACGGTGACCTTAAAGCTCAAAGAGGCGGACCCGGAAAACGGCTTAAAGGATTACACCTCCCAATGGGTGATCCAGGACATCGTTCGATCTTACTCCGACTTCGTCTCCTACCCCATAAAAATGCAGGTGGAAAAGCCCAAAGCCGAGGAGAGCGGGACGGTCCTTGAGGACCAGACCCTTAACTCCATGAAGGCCCTCTGGATGAAGCCGGAGGACCAGGTCTCGGAGGAGGAATATCGCCAGTTCTATCGCCATGTGGCCCACGACTGGAAAGACCCTCTCGAGAGGGTGGTGTTCACCACCGAGGGAATGTCCCAAATGCACGGGCTCCTGTTTATACCCTCTCAGGCTCCTTACGACCTTTTCATGAGGGACGGCTCCTCCGGTGTCAACCTCTACGTTAAAAGAATTCTGATAATGGAGGACTGTAAGGATATCGTCCCCAGCTACCTCCGGTTCGTCAGAGGGGTGGTCGACTCGGAGGACCTATCGCTGAACGTCTCAAGGGAGATACTCCAGCAGGACAGACAGGTAAGGGCCATCAAAAAAGGAGTAACCAGAAAGGTCCTCCAGTCCCTCAAAAAGATCCTCTCCGACGACAGGGACAGGTATCTGACCTTCTGGCGAGAGTTCGGCACGGTCCTCAAGGAAGGTCTGGCCCAGGACGACGGAAACGGAGAGGCGATAAAAAAGCTCTGCCTCTTCTCCTCAACCGCTGGCCAGGATCTGACTACCTTGGAGGAATATATCTCCAGAATGAAGGCCGATCAGGAGGACATCCACTACATCACCGGACCTTCGGTGGAGATACTGAGACACTCTCCCCATCTGGAGGCACTGCTTGAGGCGGGAGAGGAAGTCCTGCTGCTGGCGGACCCGGTTGACGAAATATGGGTCCAAGGGGCTCGTTTCGGGGAGAAGCCCTTCAAGTCCGCCTCTCAGGGGACCTCCGAGCCAAAGGAAGAACCTGAAGAGGACGGGACCCCTCTCCTGAACTTCATAAAAGAGATCCTGAAGGACACAGTTAAGGACGTGAAAATATCCTCCAGGCTCAAGTCCTCTCCCGCCTGTATCGTAGGCGATGAGGACGACATGACCCCTCAGATGGAGAGGATAATGAAAGCCATGGGCAAAGACGTCCCGGAGGTCAAGAGAATCCTGGAGATAAACCTATCTCACCAGGTCCTTAAAAAAATGACCTCCCTGATGGAGGAAGATAAAGGGGACCTGATACCCTTCTGTCACGTTCTGTACGGACAGGCACTTCTGGCGGAGGGTGGAGCCCTAAAGGATCCAGCGGCTTTCAGCCGTCACCTCAGCTCGGTCATGGAAAAAGCTCTGTGCTGA